In a genomic window of Candidatus Protochlamydia phocaeensis:
- a CDS encoding 8-oxo-dGTP diphosphatase, translated as MPYKPILGTLGYVLSPDHKRVLLVHRNARKGDHHHGKYNGLGGKMESNEDVVTCMQREIREEAGIECSLMKLRGTINWTGFGPAGEDWLGFIFLIESFTGTPYKQNDEGVLEWVPLEIMEELPMWKGDRYFLPLVFDDDPRVFHGYMPYKDGDPLNWTFIRQ; from the coding sequence ATGCCTTATAAGCCTATTTTGGGAACGCTTGGATATGTCTTGTCACCGGATCATAAACGTGTTTTGCTTGTGCACCGCAATGCTCGCAAAGGCGATCATCACCACGGCAAGTACAATGGCCTTGGTGGCAAAATGGAGTCTAACGAAGATGTGGTGACATGTATGCAGCGCGAGATAAGAGAAGAAGCTGGTATCGAATGCTCTCTCATGAAATTGCGTGGTACGATTAATTGGACAGGTTTTGGTCCCGCTGGTGAAGATTGGCTTGGCTTTATCTTTCTCATTGAAAGCTTTACAGGTACCCCTTATAAGCAAAACGATGAAGGAGTGTTAGAATGGGTGCCTTTGGAAATAATGGAGGAGTTGCCTATGTGGAAAGGCGACCGCTATTTTTTGCCGCTGGTGTTTGATGACGATCCGCGTGTTTTTCACGGATATATGCCTTACAAAGATGGCGATCCCTTGAATTGGACATTTATCCGACAATAG
- a CDS encoding cupin domain-containing protein, with protein MLKIIDCFSLSTVEAVMKLFCYGMSLMMIFGPLLGESVNLSNESDGFDPAIYLKYEDYKWEKLIPELGDLSAEMTILHVNPKTGGTQLMIRCPKNYHAPKHWHTANETHYCVYGHFLMRDQDGKVADLSPGSYNYMPSKMIHEGWTNSEEGNLLYISLDGPWDINFIDGTPTPKQVHDLSNRPVFPKSSKPPIYPSVSEIK; from the coding sequence TTGCTTAAAATTATTGATTGCTTTTCCTTGTCGACTGTAGAGGCGGTTATGAAATTATTCTGTTATGGAATGTCATTGATGATGATCTTCGGACCTCTTTTGGGCGAGTCAGTGAATTTATCTAACGAATCTGATGGTTTCGATCCTGCTATCTATTTGAAATATGAAGATTATAAATGGGAGAAGCTTATTCCAGAATTGGGAGATCTATCAGCAGAAATGACAATTCTACATGTCAATCCCAAAACAGGAGGAACTCAATTAATGATTCGTTGTCCAAAAAATTATCATGCTCCAAAACATTGGCACACAGCTAACGAAACTCATTATTGCGTTTATGGGCACTTTCTGATGAGAGATCAGGATGGAAAAGTTGCAGACTTAAGCCCAGGTTCTTACAATTATATGCCAAGCAAAATGATTCACGAAGGATGGACCAATTCTGAGGAAGGAAATCTTCTTTACATATCTCTTGATGGTCCATGGGATATCAATTTTATTGACGGAACGCCTACGCCCAAACAAGTGCATGATTTGTCTAATAGACCTGTATTTCCTAAATCATCAAAACCGCCTATATATCCCTCTGTAAGTGAGATAAAATAA
- a CDS encoding DUF2608 domain-containing protein, whose amino-acid sequence MKKFCLTLLLAFCILSCHAYAQTTQVENMKEVFNYIQNANSKTLVIFDVDMVLVQPSDPAFQMANMKRFSTISKRIMKEVPEDKQMIFLSLMTIHSKPVLLDDRIPQFLQGIIDKGVPTMAMTANLTGRFGPIQNMEKWRIESLQQLGIDFSKSAPYSASIIFDDLTSYRENYSKYLNGILFVNGTMISKGEALLAFLEKTDFYPEKIIFIDDRQDNLKSVEIFLKKLDKAIQYQGIHFIGAQKYPSKIISESDFESRWQQLAYEAKEIN is encoded by the coding sequence ATGAAGAAATTTTGTTTAACGCTTCTGCTGGCATTTTGCATTTTATCTTGCCATGCATATGCACAAACCACACAAGTAGAGAATATGAAAGAGGTTTTTAATTACATACAGAATGCTAATTCAAAGACGTTAGTTATTTTTGATGTTGATATGGTTCTAGTCCAACCAAGTGATCCTGCATTTCAAATGGCTAATATGAAACGCTTCAGTACAATTTCTAAAAGAATAATGAAGGAAGTACCGGAAGATAAGCAAATGATATTTTTGAGTTTAATGACTATTCATTCAAAGCCTGTTCTCCTTGATGATCGCATTCCTCAGTTCTTACAAGGAATTATTGATAAAGGTGTACCGACAATGGCAATGACCGCTAATTTAACTGGTAGATTTGGTCCAATTCAAAATATGGAAAAATGGCGAATAGAAAGTTTACAGCAATTGGGAATTGATTTTTCTAAGTCAGCCCCTTACTCAGCCTCTATTATATTTGATGATTTAACATCTTATCGGGAAAATTACTCAAAATATCTTAATGGGATTCTATTTGTTAATGGTACTATGATTTCCAAGGGAGAGGCATTATTAGCTTTTCTTGAAAAAACAGATTTTTATCCAGAAAAAATCATTTTTATTGATGATCGCCAAGATAATTTAAAGAGTGTAGAGATATTCCTTAAAAAGCTCGATAAAGCTATTCAGTATCAAGGTATTCATTTTATTGGAGCCCAGAAATATCCATCAAAAATAATTTCAGAAAGTGACTTTGAATCTCGATGGCAGCAGCTTGCATATGAAGCAAAAGAAATTAATTAA
- a CDS encoding LysR family transcriptional regulator: MKCAPNITFLRYFFSAGQAKSISKAAKENFVSQSAISQAIHKLEINLGKQLITHEKNRFQLTADGLLLLDKCKQIFSVFSEIEDSFNEVEGVFKGRLSFACTHSFALSLLPPYLERLSKMASEVEPILRFGHTGTIIELVKKGDVDFGIVLDNEDFSAFNSYEIYSGKYQLYRARKLPSQAKNKFILSEERKEVSLLKQYFYDHEIEIRTYMEVSSWEVIASLTKQGLGIGFLPDYIIGKRSLIPYELSIPLIPYRILAIFPKNKKLPRNAKMFIDLMSDAKPNPSLSPTETEVERSF, encoded by the coding sequence ATGAAATGTGCTCCAAACATCACATTCCTTCGTTATTTTTTTAGTGCCGGGCAAGCAAAGAGCATCTCAAAGGCTGCAAAAGAAAACTTTGTCAGTCAATCCGCAATTAGCCAAGCCATCCATAAGCTAGAAATCAATCTAGGAAAGCAATTAATTACTCATGAAAAGAATCGCTTTCAGCTTACAGCAGATGGGTTATTACTTTTAGATAAGTGTAAACAAATTTTCAGCGTATTTTCTGAAATTGAAGATTCATTTAATGAAGTGGAGGGAGTCTTTAAGGGAAGATTATCTTTTGCTTGCACACATAGTTTTGCGCTCTCTTTGCTTCCTCCATACTTAGAGAGGCTGTCTAAAATGGCAAGCGAAGTAGAACCTATTTTAAGATTTGGCCATACAGGCACAATTATTGAATTAGTTAAAAAAGGTGATGTTGATTTTGGAATTGTTTTGGATAATGAAGATTTTTCAGCTTTCAATTCGTACGAAATTTATAGCGGAAAGTATCAATTATATCGAGCAAGGAAATTGCCAAGTCAAGCCAAAAATAAATTTATTCTTAGTGAGGAACGAAAAGAGGTCTCTTTGTTAAAACAATATTTTTATGATCACGAAATAGAAATCAGAACTTATATGGAAGTTTCCAGCTGGGAAGTCATCGCAAGTTTAACAAAACAAGGCTTAGGAATTGGCTTTCTTCCTGATTATATTATTGGTAAGCGCTCACTAATTCCTTACGAATTATCCATTCCCTTAATTCCTTACCGAATTTTAGCAATTTTTCCAAAAAATAAAAAATTACCCCGTAATGCCAAGATGTTTATTGATTTAATGTCAGACGCGAAGCCTAATCCCTCTCTATCACCAACAGAGACCGAAGTCGAGAGAAGTTTTTAA
- a CDS encoding four helix bundle protein, with translation MNNLSQRTKYFSLKIIHLFTNLPKTVEAEVIGKQVLRSGTSVGAHYREAIFARSKMEFVAKIDAGLQELEETVYWLELLEEGQIVCSEKLGG, from the coding sequence TTGAATAATCTTTCGCAAAGAACCAAATACTTTTCTTTAAAAATCATTCATTTATTCACAAATCTTCCCAAAACAGTCGAAGCTGAAGTGATAGGCAAGCAAGTTCTAAGAAGTGGAACTTCTGTTGGTGCTCATTATCGAGAAGCCATTTTTGCTCGATCAAAAATGGAATTCGTCGCCAAAATCGATGCTGGCCTCCAAGAATTGGAGGAGACGGTTTATTGGCTAGAGCTTCTGGAAGAAGGACAGATTGTTTGTTCCGAAAAGCTCGGTGGCTAA
- a CDS encoding class I SAM-dependent methyltransferase, translating to MFYFKFFLFLIISNNLIGQVEFQQTESNIEKWMDFNEKLQNQTNGNIPQPFQPVETLTLKYLREPSIILDIGCETGKNAACLIKNGHQVVILDIAPNAIYYTIENLKKEGLDHGIQDSIISSIEDLPAEYGPFKAVVGTYAFSFIPPHLFEQIMRDNVLNRIEYNGYFVGGFFGEEHTWAANPDLSILNIQELETLFSSHGFSILEINEQIKEIPTVFNGITKFHTINVIAHRTLKLDF from the coding sequence ATGTTTTATTTTAAATTCTTTTTATTCTTAATAATATCGAATAATTTAATCGGACAAGTTGAATTCCAACAAACTGAATCAAACATCGAAAAATGGATGGATTTTAACGAAAAATTACAAAATCAAACAAATGGGAATATCCCTCAACCCTTTCAACCTGTAGAAACATTGACACTAAAGTATCTCAGAGAACCTAGTATAATTCTAGACATTGGCTGTGAAACGGGAAAAAATGCTGCTTGCCTTATAAAAAATGGACATCAGGTTGTAATACTAGATATTGCTCCTAATGCAATCTATTACACTATAGAAAATCTCAAAAAAGAAGGCTTGGACCATGGAATTCAGGATAGCATAATCTCAAGCATTGAAGACTTACCAGCTGAATATGGCCCCTTTAAAGCTGTTGTTGGAACTTACGCTTTTTCCTTTATTCCACCTCATCTCTTTGAACAAATAATGAGAGATAATGTTCTTAATAGAATCGAATATAATGGGTATTTTGTAGGTGGTTTTTTTGGAGAGGAACACACCTGGGCTGCAAATCCAGATTTAAGTATTTTAAATATCCAAGAACTAGAGACTCTTTTTTCTTCTCATGGTTTTTCAATTTTAGAGATAAATGAACAAATCAAAGAAATACCTACTGTTTTCAATGGAATTACAAAATTTCATACCATCAATGTCATTGCTCATAGAACCTTAAAGTTGGATTTTTAG
- a CDS encoding tetratricopeptide repeat protein: MLLVTGYGGQEAYDASLQRYNAEKESAFQKGLKICEEMAKKGSCIHQERLAIFYYNDKKFKKSLYWANKSAEQGSYNGMAILGAAYVQGNGVIEDPIEGCMWFFLAAAAGHEEIKKSLDEYNSNKKDPEFMECIKRARNWMKEHPHIFFNPD; the protein is encoded by the coding sequence ATGCTATTAGTAACTGGATATGGGGGTCAAGAGGCATATGATGCAAGTCTTCAGAGGTATAATGCAGAAAAAGAATCGGCCTTCCAAAAAGGCTTAAAAATATGCGAAGAAATGGCTAAAAAAGGGTCTTGTATTCATCAAGAACGCTTAGCCATTTTTTATTATAACGATAAAAAATTTAAAAAAAGTCTTTATTGGGCAAACAAAAGTGCCGAACAAGGGTCTTATAATGGAATGGCTATTTTAGGTGCAGCGTATGTTCAAGGAAATGGTGTAATAGAAGATCCCATTGAAGGTTGTATGTGGTTTTTTTTAGCTGCTGCAGCTGGCCATGAGGAAATAAAAAAAAGTTTGGATGAGTACAACTCTAATAAAAAAGATCCTGAATTTATGGAATGTATAAAAAGAGCGCGGAATTGGATGAAAGAACATCCACATATATTTTTTAATCCGGATTGA
- a CDS encoding cytotoxic translational repressor of toxin-antitoxin stability system codes for MTKQETWIVEIASQAKKADKNLSKNAAKSFVLLLRELQLLGPYRSSWPNYTKMPHENYHCHIEKGRPTYVVCWRIVNKKDKIIEVYYAGTHEKAPY; via the coding sequence ATGACAAAGCAAGAAACATGGATAGTTGAGATTGCAAGCCAAGCAAAGAAAGCGGATAAGAATCTTTCAAAAAATGCCGCTAAATCCTTTGTGCTCTTATTAAGAGAGTTGCAACTGCTTGGCCCTTATAGATCTTCATGGCCTAATTATACTAAAATGCCACATGAAAACTATCACTGCCATATTGAAAAGGGCCGTCCAACATATGTTGTTTGCTGGCGTATAGTGAATAAAAAAGATAAGATTATAGAGGTATATTATGCGGGGACACACGAGAAAGCACCCTATTGA
- a CDS encoding helix-turn-helix domain-containing protein, with protein sequence MSADEMIRKICGDLPEWAVTLRGLRNREGLTQAALGNLLGIAQTNISKMELGKRPIGKTIAKRLADLFHTDYRLFL encoded by the coding sequence ATGTCAGCAGATGAAATGATTCGTAAAATCTGCGGTGATCTGCCTGAATGGGCTGTTACTCTTCGCGGATTACGTAATCGTGAAGGCTTAACTCAAGCAGCTCTCGGCAATTTACTGGGAATTGCTCAGACAAACATTTCTAAGATGGAATTGGGAAAGAGACCTATTGGGAAAACAATTGCAAAACGTTTAGCTGATTTATTTCATACTGATTATAGATTGTTTTTATAG